The following nucleotide sequence is from Austwickia chelonae.
ACCGCCGCATGAGACAGTGTCCACTCGAACACGGCAAGGCTACGCTGCGGCAACAATCGAGTATCGACCGCGCGTACGGCTCGCTTCCGCTGGTCACACCTGAAAAAGTCGCTGTTGACCGGATTCAGGCGACCGATAACCCAGGAGGTGGTCTTGAAACTGCGGGAGGTCCTGAGTGACCCGGAGAAGCGGCGAATCGCAGGGATCATTGCCTTCGTGCTGACCCCCGGCATCGTCGTCGGCCTAGGTATCTGGGGAACGTCGTATGCGATCAGCAGTTCCTTTCCGGAGAAGCCCAGCTGCCAGCCGACGAAGGTGCAAGGTCCGATCCAGAATTCCTTCGTCACCAATGTCGTCAACGCCAGCGATGCCGGCGGTGTGGCCACGGCGGTGTCCAAAGAACTTCCGTTGCGTGACTTCCAGCCCGGCGAGGTCGGCAATGACAACATCATCGAGCGGGCCGGGAAGGTCAGCGGCGTCGGCGAGATCCGTTTCGGACCTCAGGGGTTCGACCAGGCGCTGGTCACCCGCAAATTGTTGATGCCCGACGCGAAGCTCATCAAGGACTTCCGGGATGGCAC
It contains:
- a CDS encoding LytR C-terminal domain-containing protein; translation: MKLREVLSDPEKRRIAGIIAFVLTPGIVVGLGIWGTSYAISSSFPEKPSCQPTKVQGPIQNSFVTNVVNASDAGGVATAVSKELPLRDFQPGEVGNDNIIERAGKVSGVGEIRFGPQGFDQALVTRKLLMPDAKLIKDFRDGTTVDLVIGPDFKSLAPHDGPLVRRTDVVVNVYNTTYFEGLAAKTAEGLIGFGFRQGKTGLDPQRSWITEIAAIRYGPDSETAAKLLQEAVPGSTLQLEAGKPGTSIDLLIGMKWAGLGPADKLTPQEPKKPLGPIEVERPCMK